The Apium graveolens cultivar Ventura chromosome 6, ASM990537v1, whole genome shotgun sequence genome contains a region encoding:
- the LOC141666792 gene encoding aspartic proteinase 36-like isoform X3, whose product MPATFPAILALFLAIILPAAFVLSTGFPASLTLERAFPTNHRVDISTLWARDMARHGRILKSSDDQIIDFSVQGTYDPYLVGPCDGCPKSSGLQIELEPFDPSSSSTASVIKCSDDRCALGAQTSDSYCSSDNNQCIYSFQYGDGSGASGFYVADIMHLDTIVRDSPTSNTSANVVFGCSTTQTGDLSKPDRAVDGIFGFGQQSLSIISQLSSQGITPDAFSHCLKGGESGGGILVFGQIVEPNLVYTPLVPSQPHYNLNLLSISVNGKKLPIDSSVFATSDNGGTIIDSGTTLAYLVDEAFDPFVDAITEAVSQSATPVVSKGTQCYFITSSVSEIFPTVKFNFYGGAPLTLKPEDYLLQQNSAEGATAWCIGFQKMNGSTIIGGTQFLSWCADLILKDKIIVYDLGGQRIGWADYDCSMPVNVSTARSPKKNGIFNTGPFSGSSSQRDTSSRPITLGILFSVLHIFVLFSFTCL is encoded by the exons ATGCCGGCCACTTTCCCGGCGATCTTGGCATTGTTCTTGGCAATTATATTGCCGGCAGCGTTTGTATTAAGCACTGGATTCCCGGCAAGTCTTACATTGGAGAGAGCTTTTCCGACAAATCATAGGGTTGATATAAGTACACTCTGGGCCCGTGATATGGCTAGGCATGGCAGAATCTTGAAATCTTCTGATGATCAAATTATCGATTTTTCGGTCCAAGGAACTTATGATCCCTACCTTGTTGG GCCCTGTGACGGTTGCCCTAAATCAAGTGGACTCCAA ATTGAGCTTGAACCCTTTGATCCTTCATCTTCATCGACAGCTTCTGTGATCAAATGTTCAGATGATAGATGTGCTCTTGGAGCTCAAACTTCTGATTCTTACTGTTCAAGTGACAACAATCAATGCATTTATTCATTCCAGTACGGAGACGGAAGTGGCGCTTCAGGTTTTTATGTGGCGGACATAATGCATCTTGATACAATTGTTAGGGATTCTCCAACTTCAAACACTTCAGCTAATGTTGTCTTTGG TTGTAGCACGACACAGACTGGAGACTTATCGAAGCCAGATAGAGCAGTTGACGGGATATTTGGTTTTGGACAGCAGAGCTTGTCTATCATCTCACAACTTTCTTCCCAGGGAATAACTCCAGATGCTTTCTCTCATTGTCTGAAAGGAGGTGAAAGCGGTGGTGGAATTTTGGTTTTTGGTCAGATTGTGGAACCAAATCTTGTTTATACTCCACTTGTCCCATCACA GCCACATTATAATTTGAATCTGCTAAGCATTTCTGTCAATGGGAAGAAGTTACCAATTGATTCATCCGTATTTGCAACATCAGACAACGGAGGTACCATTATTGATTCGGGAACAACACTAGCTTACCTTGTAGACGAAGCTTTTGATCCATTTGTTGATGCT ATTACAGAAGCTGTCTCACAATCGGCAACCCCTGTCGTTTCTAAAGGAACCCAATGCTATTTTATCACTTCAAG TGTTTCTGAAATATTTCCTACGGTTAAATTCAACTTTTATGGAGGTGCACCATTGACTTTAAAACCTGAAGACTATCTTCTGCAGCAAAATTCTGCA GAAGGTGCTACAGCATGGTGCATTGGCTTCCAGAAGATGAATGGTTCAACAATTATAGGAG GGACTCAATTTCTCTCTTGGTGCGCAGACCTTATCCTGAAAGACAAAATCATTGTTTATGATCTTGGTGGCCAGAGGATTGGATGGGCTGACTATGATT GTTCAATGCCAGTTAATGTATCAACAGCTCGAAGCCCCAAGAAAAATGGGATTTTCAACACAGGACCTTTTAGTGGAAGCAGTTCACAACGAGATACTTCTTCAAGGCCAATTACCCTCGGCATATTATTTTCGGTATTGCACATATTTGTACTCTTCAGTTTCACCTGTTTGTAA
- the LOC141666792 gene encoding aspartic proteinase 36-like isoform X1, whose protein sequence is MPATFPAILALFLAIILPAAFVLSTGFPASLTLERAFPTNHRVDISTLWARDMARHGRILKSSDDQIIDFSVQGTYDPYLVGLYFTRVQLGSPPKEFYVQIDTGSDVLWVGCRPCDGCPKSSGLQIELEPFDPSSSSTASVIKCSDDRCALGAQTSDSYCSSDNNQCIYSFQYGDGSGASGFYVADIMHLDTIVRDSPTSNTSANVVFGCSTTQTGDLSKPDRAVDGIFGFGQQSLSIISQLSSQGITPDAFSHCLKGGESGGGILVFGQIVEPNLVYTPLVPSQPHYNLNLLSISVNGKKLPIDSSVFATSDNGGTIIDSGTTLAYLVDEAFDPFVDAITEAVSQSATPVVSKGTQCYFITSSVSEIFPTVKFNFYGGAPLTLKPEDYLLQQNSAEGATAWCIGFQKMNGSTIIGGTQFLSWCADLILKDKIIVYDLGGQRIGWADYDCSMPVNVSTARSPKKNGIFNTGPFSGSSSQRDTSSRPITLGILFSVLHIFVLFSFTCL, encoded by the exons ATGCCGGCCACTTTCCCGGCGATCTTGGCATTGTTCTTGGCAATTATATTGCCGGCAGCGTTTGTATTAAGCACTGGATTCCCGGCAAGTCTTACATTGGAGAGAGCTTTTCCGACAAATCATAGGGTTGATATAAGTACACTCTGGGCCCGTGATATGGCTAGGCATGGCAGAATCTTGAAATCTTCTGATGATCAAATTATCGATTTTTCGGTCCAAGGAACTTATGATCCCTACCTTGTTGG GCTTTATTTTACAAGAGTTCAGTTGGGTTCTCCCCCAAAAGAATTCTATGTGCAGATAGATACAGGAAGTGATGTCTTGTGGGTTGGTTGCAGGCCCTGTGACGGTTGCCCTAAATCAAGTGGACTCCAA ATTGAGCTTGAACCCTTTGATCCTTCATCTTCATCGACAGCTTCTGTGATCAAATGTTCAGATGATAGATGTGCTCTTGGAGCTCAAACTTCTGATTCTTACTGTTCAAGTGACAACAATCAATGCATTTATTCATTCCAGTACGGAGACGGAAGTGGCGCTTCAGGTTTTTATGTGGCGGACATAATGCATCTTGATACAATTGTTAGGGATTCTCCAACTTCAAACACTTCAGCTAATGTTGTCTTTGG TTGTAGCACGACACAGACTGGAGACTTATCGAAGCCAGATAGAGCAGTTGACGGGATATTTGGTTTTGGACAGCAGAGCTTGTCTATCATCTCACAACTTTCTTCCCAGGGAATAACTCCAGATGCTTTCTCTCATTGTCTGAAAGGAGGTGAAAGCGGTGGTGGAATTTTGGTTTTTGGTCAGATTGTGGAACCAAATCTTGTTTATACTCCACTTGTCCCATCACA GCCACATTATAATTTGAATCTGCTAAGCATTTCTGTCAATGGGAAGAAGTTACCAATTGATTCATCCGTATTTGCAACATCAGACAACGGAGGTACCATTATTGATTCGGGAACAACACTAGCTTACCTTGTAGACGAAGCTTTTGATCCATTTGTTGATGCT ATTACAGAAGCTGTCTCACAATCGGCAACCCCTGTCGTTTCTAAAGGAACCCAATGCTATTTTATCACTTCAAG TGTTTCTGAAATATTTCCTACGGTTAAATTCAACTTTTATGGAGGTGCACCATTGACTTTAAAACCTGAAGACTATCTTCTGCAGCAAAATTCTGCA GAAGGTGCTACAGCATGGTGCATTGGCTTCCAGAAGATGAATGGTTCAACAATTATAGGAG GGACTCAATTTCTCTCTTGGTGCGCAGACCTTATCCTGAAAGACAAAATCATTGTTTATGATCTTGGTGGCCAGAGGATTGGATGGGCTGACTATGATT GTTCAATGCCAGTTAATGTATCAACAGCTCGAAGCCCCAAGAAAAATGGGATTTTCAACACAGGACCTTTTAGTGGAAGCAGTTCACAACGAGATACTTCTTCAAGGCCAATTACCCTCGGCATATTATTTTCGGTATTGCACATATTTGTACTCTTCAGTTTCACCTGTTTGTAA
- the LOC141666792 gene encoding aspartic proteinase 39-like isoform X2, translated as MPATFPAILALFLAIILPAAFVLSTGFPASLTLERAFPTNHRVDISTLWARDMARHGRILKSSDDQIIDFSVQGTYDPYLVGLYFTRVQLGSPPKEFYVQIDTGSDVLWVGCRPCDGCPKSSGLQIELEPFDPSSSSTASVIKCSDDRCALGAQTSDSYCSSDNNQCIYSFQYGDGSGASGFYVADIMHLDTIVRDSPTSNTSANVVFGCSTTQTGDLSKPDRAVDGIFGFGQQSLSIISQLSSQGITPDAFSHCLKGGESGGGILVFGQIVEPNLVYTPLVPSQPHYNLNLLSISVNGKKLPIDSSVFATSDNGGTIIDSGTTLAYLVDEAFDPFVDAITEAVSQSATPVVSKGTQCYFITSSVSEIFPTVKFNFYGGAPLTLKPEDYLLQQNSAEGATAWCIGFQKMNGSTIIGDLILKDKIIVYDLGGQRIGWADYDCSMPVNVSTARSPKKNGIFNTGPFSGSSSQRDTSSRPITLGILFSVLHIFVLFSFTCL; from the exons ATGCCGGCCACTTTCCCGGCGATCTTGGCATTGTTCTTGGCAATTATATTGCCGGCAGCGTTTGTATTAAGCACTGGATTCCCGGCAAGTCTTACATTGGAGAGAGCTTTTCCGACAAATCATAGGGTTGATATAAGTACACTCTGGGCCCGTGATATGGCTAGGCATGGCAGAATCTTGAAATCTTCTGATGATCAAATTATCGATTTTTCGGTCCAAGGAACTTATGATCCCTACCTTGTTGG GCTTTATTTTACAAGAGTTCAGTTGGGTTCTCCCCCAAAAGAATTCTATGTGCAGATAGATACAGGAAGTGATGTCTTGTGGGTTGGTTGCAGGCCCTGTGACGGTTGCCCTAAATCAAGTGGACTCCAA ATTGAGCTTGAACCCTTTGATCCTTCATCTTCATCGACAGCTTCTGTGATCAAATGTTCAGATGATAGATGTGCTCTTGGAGCTCAAACTTCTGATTCTTACTGTTCAAGTGACAACAATCAATGCATTTATTCATTCCAGTACGGAGACGGAAGTGGCGCTTCAGGTTTTTATGTGGCGGACATAATGCATCTTGATACAATTGTTAGGGATTCTCCAACTTCAAACACTTCAGCTAATGTTGTCTTTGG TTGTAGCACGACACAGACTGGAGACTTATCGAAGCCAGATAGAGCAGTTGACGGGATATTTGGTTTTGGACAGCAGAGCTTGTCTATCATCTCACAACTTTCTTCCCAGGGAATAACTCCAGATGCTTTCTCTCATTGTCTGAAAGGAGGTGAAAGCGGTGGTGGAATTTTGGTTTTTGGTCAGATTGTGGAACCAAATCTTGTTTATACTCCACTTGTCCCATCACA GCCACATTATAATTTGAATCTGCTAAGCATTTCTGTCAATGGGAAGAAGTTACCAATTGATTCATCCGTATTTGCAACATCAGACAACGGAGGTACCATTATTGATTCGGGAACAACACTAGCTTACCTTGTAGACGAAGCTTTTGATCCATTTGTTGATGCT ATTACAGAAGCTGTCTCACAATCGGCAACCCCTGTCGTTTCTAAAGGAACCCAATGCTATTTTATCACTTCAAG TGTTTCTGAAATATTTCCTACGGTTAAATTCAACTTTTATGGAGGTGCACCATTGACTTTAAAACCTGAAGACTATCTTCTGCAGCAAAATTCTGCA GAAGGTGCTACAGCATGGTGCATTGGCTTCCAGAAGATGAATGGTTCAACAATTATAGGAG ACCTTATCCTGAAAGACAAAATCATTGTTTATGATCTTGGTGGCCAGAGGATTGGATGGGCTGACTATGATT GTTCAATGCCAGTTAATGTATCAACAGCTCGAAGCCCCAAGAAAAATGGGATTTTCAACACAGGACCTTTTAGTGGAAGCAGTTCACAACGAGATACTTCTTCAAGGCCAATTACCCTCGGCATATTATTTTCGGTATTGCACATATTTGTACTCTTCAGTTTCACCTGTTTGTAA
- the LOC141666792 gene encoding aspartic proteinase 36-like isoform X4, whose amino-acid sequence MPATFPAILALFLAIILPAAFVLSTGFPASLTLERAFPTNHRVDISTLWARDMARHGRILKSSDDQIIDFSVQGTYDPYLVGLYFTRVQLGSPPKEFYVQIDTGSDVLWVGCRPCDGCPKSSGLQIELEPFDPSSSSTASVIKCSDDRCALGAQTSDSYCSSDNNQCIYSFQYGDGSGASGFYVADIMHLDTIVRDSPTSNTSANVVFGCSTTQTGDLSKPDRAVDGIFGFGQQSLSIISQLSSQGITPDAFSHCLKGGESGGGILVFGQIVEPNLVYTPLVPSQPHYNLNLLSISVNGKKLPIDSSVFATSDNGGTIIDSGTTLAYLVDEAFDPFVDAITEAVSQSATPVVSKGTQCYFITSSVSEIFPTVKFNFYGGAPLTLKPEDYLLQQNSAEGATAWCIGFQKMNGSTIIGVCSYCSNTPPPQYTNRDSISLLVRRPYPERQNHCL is encoded by the exons ATGCCGGCCACTTTCCCGGCGATCTTGGCATTGTTCTTGGCAATTATATTGCCGGCAGCGTTTGTATTAAGCACTGGATTCCCGGCAAGTCTTACATTGGAGAGAGCTTTTCCGACAAATCATAGGGTTGATATAAGTACACTCTGGGCCCGTGATATGGCTAGGCATGGCAGAATCTTGAAATCTTCTGATGATCAAATTATCGATTTTTCGGTCCAAGGAACTTATGATCCCTACCTTGTTGG GCTTTATTTTACAAGAGTTCAGTTGGGTTCTCCCCCAAAAGAATTCTATGTGCAGATAGATACAGGAAGTGATGTCTTGTGGGTTGGTTGCAGGCCCTGTGACGGTTGCCCTAAATCAAGTGGACTCCAA ATTGAGCTTGAACCCTTTGATCCTTCATCTTCATCGACAGCTTCTGTGATCAAATGTTCAGATGATAGATGTGCTCTTGGAGCTCAAACTTCTGATTCTTACTGTTCAAGTGACAACAATCAATGCATTTATTCATTCCAGTACGGAGACGGAAGTGGCGCTTCAGGTTTTTATGTGGCGGACATAATGCATCTTGATACAATTGTTAGGGATTCTCCAACTTCAAACACTTCAGCTAATGTTGTCTTTGG TTGTAGCACGACACAGACTGGAGACTTATCGAAGCCAGATAGAGCAGTTGACGGGATATTTGGTTTTGGACAGCAGAGCTTGTCTATCATCTCACAACTTTCTTCCCAGGGAATAACTCCAGATGCTTTCTCTCATTGTCTGAAAGGAGGTGAAAGCGGTGGTGGAATTTTGGTTTTTGGTCAGATTGTGGAACCAAATCTTGTTTATACTCCACTTGTCCCATCACA GCCACATTATAATTTGAATCTGCTAAGCATTTCTGTCAATGGGAAGAAGTTACCAATTGATTCATCCGTATTTGCAACATCAGACAACGGAGGTACCATTATTGATTCGGGAACAACACTAGCTTACCTTGTAGACGAAGCTTTTGATCCATTTGTTGATGCT ATTACAGAAGCTGTCTCACAATCGGCAACCCCTGTCGTTTCTAAAGGAACCCAATGCTATTTTATCACTTCAAG TGTTTCTGAAATATTTCCTACGGTTAAATTCAACTTTTATGGAGGTGCACCATTGACTTTAAAACCTGAAGACTATCTTCTGCAGCAAAATTCTGCA GAAGGTGCTACAGCATGGTGCATTGGCTTCCAGAAGATGAATGGTTCAACAATTATAGGAG TATGCAGCTACTGCAGTAACACCCCCCCCCCTCAATATACAAACAGGGACTCAATTTCTCTCTTGGTGCGCAGACCTTATCCTGAAAGACAAAATCATTGTTTATGA